The following proteins come from a genomic window of Methanomassiliicoccales archaeon:
- a CDS encoding SDR family oxidoreductase: MNRIAVIGASGLLGQYLVEEAVKNGHEVLGTFRNVPVSFRNAETEFLDIRDALQVEQLLGKFEPDGIALAAAVTNVDLCEKNPSEAWNINAEGTLNVATSARNLSAKLLYVSTDYVFNGLKCGKYVETDIPDPLNIYAQTKLEGEKITLDASEANLVCRVSTLYGWNRISQKENFVTWIINSLRRGNPISLFTDQFVSPTYAPHCAHILLRLLESRANGIYHTSGPDCLSRYHIGLKVSDVFNLDKSLIHSMTSRDSNLIAKRPPRPCLSVMKTEVDLMMKTLTLEEGLEDMRRSEVK, translated from the coding sequence ATGAACAGAATTGCGGTCATCGGTGCCTCGGGACTTCTTGGGCAATATCTCGTGGAAGAAGCTGTCAAAAATGGGCACGAGGTTCTTGGCACGTTTAGAAATGTTCCTGTAAGTTTCCGCAATGCCGAAACGGAGTTCCTTGATATAAGAGACGCATTACAAGTCGAACAATTGCTTGGAAAGTTTGAGCCTGATGGCATCGCACTCGCAGCAGCAGTAACAAATGTCGACCTCTGTGAAAAGAACCCTTCTGAAGCGTGGAACATCAATGCCGAGGGAACACTCAATGTGGCAACCTCTGCTAGAAATCTTAGCGCGAAGTTGCTTTACGTATCAACGGATTACGTTTTCAATGGGCTAAAGTGTGGGAAATACGTCGAAACGGATATCCCAGATCCTTTAAATATCTACGCGCAGACGAAACTTGAAGGTGAAAAAATCACGCTCGATGCATCGGAAGCCAACTTAGTCTGCCGCGTATCGACGCTTTACGGATGGAATAGAATTTCACAGAAGGAAAACTTCGTGACTTGGATCATCAACTCCCTGAGGAGAGGCAATCCTATTTCACTCTTCACAGATCAGTTCGTTTCTCCTACATATGCACCGCACTGCGCCCATATTTTGTTAAGACTTTTGGAAAGTCGAGCAAATGGAATCTATCACACATCGGGTCCTGACTGTCTAAGTCGTTACCACATCGGCTTAAAGGTATCGGATGTTTTCAACCTGGATAAATCTCTGATACATTCGATGACTTCAAGGGATTCAAACCTTATAGCAAAGAGGCCACCACGTCCATGCCTCAGTGTTATGAAAACCGAAGTTGATTTGATGATGAAGACGCTCACCTTAGAGGAAGGATTGGAGGATATGCGGAGGAGTGAAGTGAAATGA
- a CDS encoding flavodoxin family protein: MKAIIFNGSYRTNGNTAKILRKIAGMFEHHLIEYEWVDLGSLEIEDCRGCLVCKDSNRCCVKDDMQLLYDKIQMSDFLVLGSPIYMGAETGRFKSFIDRLYAFLRFTNEKGLFESSLNKGKKAIIVFTCGRKDGDIVYNHLNVRYFHIFVKLLACEDMRSFIIPVFCIDQEPMKVSKTTPLSQMFEETSRFIEDSKGRTH, encoded by the coding sequence ATGAAAGCAATCATTTTCAATGGAAGCTACAGAACGAATGGAAATACTGCTAAAATACTTCGGAAGATTGCCGGGATGTTTGAACATCATTTGATTGAATATGAATGGGTTGATTTGGGATCTTTGGAGATTGAAGACTGCCGAGGCTGCCTTGTCTGCAAGGACAGTAACAGATGTTGCGTAAAGGATGACATGCAACTGCTGTATGATAAAATCCAGATGTCAGATTTTTTAGTACTAGGCTCGCCAATTTATATGGGTGCAGAGACTGGTAGATTCAAATCGTTTATCGATCGACTGTACGCATTTCTCAGATTCACAAATGAAAAGGGATTATTTGAAAGCAGTCTGAACAAGGGGAAGAAAGCTATCATTGTCTTCACTTGTGGGCGAAAGGACGGCGATATTGTGTACAACCACCTCAATGTAAGATATTTCCACATCTTCGTAAAGCTACTTGCTTGCGAAGATATGCGCTCGTTCATCATTCCAGTTTTTTGCATTGATCAAGAACCAATGAAAGTATCAAAAACTACTCCACTGAGCCAAATGTTCGAAGAGACTTCGAGGTTCATTGAGGATAGTAAAGGACGGACACACTGA
- a CDS encoding C-terminal binding protein, producing MKISRDFNLGRIRCEIMAFKVVITDYIYGEPTEEIEILKTIGAEVEMHQCKTEKEVIETAKDADAILNTYAPVSRKVIENLERCKVIVRYGIGYDTIDTEAATEKSIVVVNIPSYCIEEVADHTLALMLCALRKITVYDRAIRRGKWDWRDARPINRLKELTLGLIAVGKIGRAVAERVKPIGMKIIAFDPYVPENKLRELGIEPVSLNYLLKNSDVISIHTPLTKETRHMIDYEKIKTMKRGAVLINTSRGAVIKTEDLIRALEEELISCAALDVLESEPPPADFPLLKFENVVLTPHASFYSEGSLKEVKRIAAEEVVRVLSGKKPLNCVNPEVLEKVKLS from the coding sequence ATGAAAATTAGTAGAGACTTCAATCTAGGTCGCATTAGATGTGAGATCATGGCATTTAAGGTTGTCATTACGGATTACATCTATGGAGAGCCAACTGAAGAAATCGAGATCCTGAAAACGATTGGTGCTGAGGTCGAGATGCACCAATGTAAGACAGAAAAGGAGGTCATTGAAACCGCTAAAGATGCTGATGCCATACTGAACACCTATGCGCCCGTCTCAAGAAAAGTCATTGAAAATTTGGAGAGATGCAAAGTCATAGTCCGTTACGGAATCGGATACGATACCATTGACACAGAAGCTGCTACAGAGAAAAGCATCGTTGTCGTGAATATACCATCCTACTGCATCGAGGAAGTAGCCGATCATACCCTTGCGTTAATGCTCTGTGCTCTCAGAAAAATTACTGTTTATGACCGCGCCATTAGGAGGGGGAAATGGGATTGGCGAGATGCAAGACCGATAAACAGACTGAAAGAGCTTACACTGGGTCTCATAGCCGTTGGAAAAATCGGAAGAGCAGTTGCAGAAAGAGTGAAACCAATAGGCATGAAAATCATCGCATTTGATCCTTATGTACCAGAGAACAAACTGAGAGAGTTGGGAATCGAGCCGGTTAGCCTCAATTATCTTTTGAAAAATTCTGACGTAATATCGATTCACACGCCTCTAACGAAGGAAACCAGACACATGATCGATTACGAAAAAATTAAGACAATGAAGCGTGGAGCAGTACTTATAAACACTTCTAGGGGAGCGGTTATCAAAACCGAAGACCTCATCAGAGCACTTGAAGAAGAACTGATAAGTTGCGCAGCCTTGGATGTTCTTGAGTCCGAACCTCCCCCAGCTGACTTTCCGCTGTTGAAATTCGAGAATGTTGTTTTAACGCCCCACGCCTCATTCTACAGCGAGGGGTCTCTAAAGGAAGTGAAGAGAATTGCTGCAGAAGAAGTTGTACGAGTTCTATCTGGAAAAAAGCCTCTGAACTGCGTAAATCCTGAAGTTCTGGAAAAGGTAAAATTGTCCTAG
- a CDS encoding iron-containing alcohol dehydrogenase, with translation MNNTSSEIHFRKFLLPEIVFGLDSRFLASEYAKVIVAKKVLIVTDEGIKGAGWVEDIKETLNNAKICFVEYSNVTPNPRTDEIVEGATFFAEEKCDSLLAIGGGSVIDCAKGIGILSRNGGIIQDYEGTNRVVNPLPPLICVPTTAGTAADISQFAVYMELEKRRKFCVISKYLIPRVSLIDPVTTTTMPPRLTAETGLDALSHAIEAYVSTGRSPITDIHAREAVSIICKTLPLAVETGDNLEARSKMMLGSLHAGIAFSNAGLGAIHAISHVLGGFFDIPHGECNAILLEHVVAYNFDAAPHRYEQIGKFMGIDLEGMYFPDKKRTLIEALSKLRSRLGIVQKLRDLGMKKSEIPDLADAALKDPCMITNPKRLMHSDVEAIYERAL, from the coding sequence ATGAATAATACATCGTCTGAAATTCACTTTAGAAAATTTCTGCTCCCAGAAATTGTTTTCGGGCTTGATTCGAGATTTCTTGCTTCAGAATATGCAAAAGTAATTGTTGCGAAAAAAGTCCTTATAGTGACGGATGAGGGAATAAAAGGGGCCGGATGGGTTGAAGACATCAAGGAAACGCTGAATAACGCGAAGATCTGCTTCGTAGAATATTCGAACGTCACACCAAACCCGCGAACTGACGAGATAGTGGAAGGCGCAACATTCTTCGCCGAGGAGAAATGCGATTCTCTTCTTGCAATAGGTGGTGGTAGTGTAATCGACTGCGCGAAAGGAATCGGCATCCTCTCGAGAAATGGTGGAATTATCCAAGATTATGAGGGAACCAACCGAGTTGTAAATCCACTCCCCCCGCTCATATGCGTACCAACAACGGCCGGCACGGCCGCGGATATCTCGCAGTTTGCAGTTTATATGGAGCTGGAAAAGAGGCGGAAATTCTGCGTTATAAGCAAGTATTTGATCCCTCGGGTATCGCTTATCGATCCAGTAACAACGACAACAATGCCTCCGCGATTAACAGCCGAAACAGGATTAGATGCATTGTCCCACGCAATTGAAGCATATGTTTCGACTGGCCGCTCACCTATTACTGATATTCATGCCAGAGAAGCGGTAAGTATAATTTGTAAGACTCTGCCGCTCGCCGTTGAAACAGGCGATAATCTCGAGGCGAGGAGCAAGATGATGCTCGGAAGCCTACACGCTGGCATCGCATTTTCTAATGCAGGGTTGGGAGCCATTCATGCTATATCGCATGTACTCGGGGGTTTCTTTGACATACCTCATGGGGAATGCAACGCAATTCTTCTCGAACATGTTGTTGCTTACAATTTCGATGCAGCGCCACACAGGTATGAGCAAATAGGCAAGTTCATGGGAATCGATTTAGAGGGCATGTATTTTCCAGACAAGAAACGCACTTTGATCGAAGCTTTGTCGAAACTCCGATCGCGCCTCGGAATCGTTCAAAAGCTTCGCGATCTTGGTATGAAGAAATCTGAGATCCCTGATCTCGCAGATGCAGCTTTAAAGGATCCGTGCATGATAACAAATCCGAAGCGGTTGATGCATAGCGATGTCGAAGCGATATACGAAAGAGCATTGTGA
- a CDS encoding dTDP-4-dehydrorhamnose 3,5-epimerase family protein, with protein MDKKLIDGVVVRRLHPIPDDRGWLMELFRSDWEEFERFGQLYITVCYPGIVKGWHYHKKQTDNFVCIKGMAKVVLYDSRESSVTRGLINEFFMGERNFIIVKIPPNVYHGFTAIGGDEAWVLNIPTEVYDYINPDEHRLPFDSKEIPYDWAPKNR; from the coding sequence ATGGACAAGAAGTTGATCGACGGCGTCGTCGTCAGAAGGTTACATCCAATTCCCGACGATCGGGGATGGTTGATGGAATTATTCAGAAGCGATTGGGAAGAATTCGAACGATTTGGTCAGTTATACATCACCGTCTGTTATCCGGGAATCGTGAAAGGCTGGCACTATCACAAAAAGCAAACAGATAATTTCGTGTGTATTAAAGGAATGGCGAAGGTCGTTCTTTATGATTCCAGGGAAAGCTCTGTAACGAGAGGACTTATCAATGAGTTCTTTATGGGGGAGCGGAATTTCATCATAGTGAAAATTCCTCCAAATGTCTATCACGGCTTCACTGCAATCGGTGGGGATGAAGCGTGGGTCCTGAATATTCCAACTGAGGTTTATGACTACATAAACCCTGATGAACACAGATTACCATTTGATTCGAAAGAGATTCCGTACGATTGGGCTCCAAAAAACAGATGA
- a CDS encoding HisA/HisF-related TIM barrel protein encodes MKKEKKILACPYCGSVEIVPKVIFGGPLPGIDAKNGTYVCEKCEKEAVPLHFRTFEEWSSFFGGVGISSESGSAFFRIPVLPIDTVPFLSIGRIEFPIGKVARVSNIVWRGNALASINEGIPFDIYLKTVFGKNYSANAILLMDLAGINEGKPNFKVLKELTRKNREIWLDIGMHTLQDLFDSYAMEVSRAIINTSTANGLRIFEEAFELSDRCMPCIYFDKEIRWAKRNSGPADLKTMANMLKKIGYEEMAVIDINHLGSSKGVSKDFVKKALANDLKVYIGGGVVETDLDLLEKEGATGALIDPHTPMIRSLLENDDEKLHPSTFSL; translated from the coding sequence ATGAAGAAAGAAAAGAAAATCTTGGCATGTCCTTACTGCGGGAGCGTTGAGATAGTGCCGAAGGTGATTTTCGGAGGACCTCTGCCTGGAATCGATGCGAAGAACGGTACTTATGTGTGCGAGAAATGTGAAAAGGAAGCCGTCCCGCTCCATTTCAGGACTTTTGAGGAGTGGAGTTCATTCTTTGGGGGAGTAGGCATTTCTTCCGAGAGTGGGTCAGCTTTCTTTCGAATACCCGTTCTTCCAATCGATACCGTACCCTTTCTATCCATCGGCAGAATTGAGTTTCCCATCGGAAAGGTTGCTCGCGTGTCAAATATTGTATGGCGGGGAAATGCGTTGGCGTCTATCAATGAGGGTATTCCATTTGACATATATTTGAAGACGGTATTTGGCAAGAATTATAGTGCGAACGCAATCTTGCTCATGGATCTTGCCGGGATCAATGAAGGAAAACCTAACTTCAAAGTTCTTAAAGAATTGACGAGAAAGAATCGAGAAATCTGGCTAGACATTGGCATGCATACACTCCAAGACTTGTTTGATTCCTATGCAATGGAGGTTTCAAGAGCTATCATCAACACATCAACGGCCAATGGCTTGAGGATCTTTGAAGAGGCGTTTGAACTTTCAGATAGATGCATGCCGTGTATTTACTTCGATAAGGAGATAAGATGGGCGAAGAGGAATTCAGGTCCAGCAGATCTTAAGACTATGGCTAATATGCTCAAGAAAATCGGTTATGAGGAAATGGCGGTCATTGACATTAATCATCTTGGAAGCAGTAAGGGTGTTTCGAAAGATTTTGTCAAAAAAGCCCTTGCAAACGACTTGAAAGTTTACATAGGCGGAGGAGTTGTAGAAACGGATCTGGACCTGCTAGAAAAGGAAGGTGCTACTGGCGCACTCATCGATCCGCATACGCCAATGATCAGGAGCCTGCTTGAAAACGACGACGAAAAACTGCATCCGTCGACATTTTCCTTGTAG